A genomic segment from Callithrix jacchus isolate 240 chromosome 8, calJac240_pri, whole genome shotgun sequence encodes:
- the SNAP23 gene encoding synaptosomal-associated protein 23 isoform X1: MDNLSPEEIQLRAHQITDESLESTRRILGLASESQDVGIKTITMLDEQGEQLNRIEEGLDQINKDMREAEKTLTELNKCCGLCVCPCNRTKNFESGKAYKTTWGDCGENSPSNVISKQPSRVTNGQPQQPTTGAASGGYIKRITNDAREDEMEENLTQVGSILGNLKDMALNIGNEIDAQNPRIKRITDKVDTNKDRIDIANARAKKLIDS; this comes from the exons ATGGATAATCTGTCACCAGAAGAAATTCAACTGAGAGCTCACCAGATTACTGATGAG TCTCTGGAAAGTACAAGGAGAATCCTGGGTTTAGCCAGTGAG TCTCAGGATGTAGGAATCAAGACCATCACTATGCTGGATGAACAAGGGG AACAACTAAACCGCATAGAAGAAGGCTTGGACcaaataaataaagacatgagAGAAGCAGAGAAGACTTTAACAGAACTCAACAAATGCTGTGGCCTTTGTGTCTGCCCATGTAATAG AACAAAGAACTTTGAGTCTGGCAAGGCTTATAAGACAACATGGGGAGACTGCGGAGAAAACTCACCTAGCAATGTAATATCGAAACAGCCAAGCCGGGTGACAAATGGTCAGCCTCAGCAACCAACGACAGGAGCAGCCAGTGGTGGATACATTAAACG CATAACTAATGATGCCAGAGAAGATGAAATGGAAGAGAACCTGACTCAAGTGGGCAGTATCCTGGGAAATCTAAAAGACATGGCCCTGAACATAGGCAATGAGATTGATGCTCAAAATCCACGAATAAAACGAATCACAGACAAG